From the Chloroflexota bacterium genome, one window contains:
- a CDS encoding thioredoxin family protein: protein MAVETPHIKADVIEATEFPHLAQKYRVMGVPKVVINEKIQFMGATPESRYLQEVLRALEVQPEKTAS from the coding sequence ATGGCCGTTGAAACCCCCCACATTAAAGCTGATGTCATTGAGGCCACAGAATTTCCCCATTTAGCGCAAAAGTATCGCGTTATGGGGGTGCCTAAGGTGGTAATCAACGAGAAGATACAGTTTATGGGGGCCACACCAGAGAGTCGTTATCTTCAGGAGGTGCTGCGCGCCCTGGAAGTTCAGCCAGAGAAGACCGCCTCCTGA
- a CDS encoding DUF5714 domain-containing protein, whose translation MKVVKTVDAKGACCLDTLATPIKEAIATIEDDESIKVIVRPSFEKMVHRFAQDEGYLILEESKGEEEIHFTIARKEAARQKENCMICGGPLEYLTEPVSGTCLYCGREEKGYVRCPEGHYVCEACHGKGAYEAIKDIALSSSLKDPLAIAEVLMTHPNIPMLGCENALVSAAAFMTALKNGGYPGIDDKYIIEAMNRTQRQSISAYCGLTGVCGVPVSIGAVFSVILGAECPKDKETAITMRTVARVVDAMANETGPCCCKSYVWTGLTVGCGLAKEYLDIKLPIHRERIVCSYFKRHPHGCRGAKCGYFPKRGMLSKSR comes from the coding sequence ATGAAAGTTGTCAAAACGGTGGATGCCAAGGGGGCTTGTTGCCTCGACACCCTGGCCACCCCTATCAAGGAAGCCATCGCCACGATAGAGGACGATGAGTCCATTAAGGTCATTGTCAGGCCAAGTTTTGAGAAGATGGTTCATCGCTTTGCCCAGGATGAAGGGTACCTCATTCTCGAAGAAAGTAAGGGGGAGGAGGAGATCCATTTCACTATCGCCAGGAAGGAGGCAGCCAGGCAAAAGGAGAATTGCATGATCTGCGGTGGTCCCTTGGAGTATCTGACGGAGCCAGTGAGTGGCACCTGCCTTTACTGCGGCAGGGAAGAGAAGGGCTATGTCAGGTGTCCCGAAGGGCACTATGTTTGCGAAGCATGCCATGGCAAGGGAGCCTATGAAGCGATTAAGGACATCGCCCTGTCCAGTAGTTTGAAGGACCCCTTGGCCATCGCGGAAGTTTTGATGACTCACCCTAATATCCCGATGCTTGGTTGTGAAAATGCCCTTGTGTCTGCGGCTGCATTTATGACCGCTCTGAAGAATGGGGGCTACCCAGGCATAGATGATAAATACATCATCGAGGCGATGAATCGTACTCAGAGACAATCTATCTCTGCCTATTGCGGGCTGACAGGGGTATGTGGTGTGCCGGTGTCTATTGGGGCAGTTTTTAGTGTGATTCTGGGAGCCGAGTGTCCCAAGGACAAAGAGACGGCGATCACCATGCGTACCGTAGCCAGAGTAGTTGATGCAATGGCCAACGAAACAGGTCCTTGCTGTTGCAAGAGCTATGTGTGGACTGGTCTGACCGTTGGCTGTGGTCTCGCCAAGGAATATCTTGATATCAAACTACCCATTCATCGGGAGAGGATCGTTTGCTCCTATTTCAAAAGACATCCCCATGGATGCCGAGGGGCAAAGTGTGGTTACTTTCCGAAGAGAGGTATGCTGTCCAAGAGCAGGTGA
- a CDS encoding DUF1957 domain-containing protein: MKKGYFTFVLHSHLPYVRKAGRWPHGEEMVHEALAETYIPLLNALNDLKDGGYQPKLNIGFTPILLEQIADSTVLEHFELYLLEEIEAIESDIKRFERGGQGHLHHLARFYHDWYSQILTSFQERYKRDVVGGFRRLQDSGNLNILTSAATHGYLPLLERDSNLYGQLKVGVLAHWRHFGRRPQGIWLPECGYRPAYYRSNKTSYYKPGIEEFLADFDLHYFFTDSHVIAGGQLVGKVAGDVIGPYGRPLERKLAVKIDTRQQARERTTARPYYVQATNVAVYGRDERTGLQVWSASQGYPGDPLYREFHRKDAVSGLQYWRVTGHNVDLGEKELYDPSLANSQALNHARHFVRIVGERLLAFHEQHSQPGIIVSAYDSELFGHWWFEGVVWLKEVLRLLETNAEIGLTTAEEYLDAYPPEEVISLPESSWGEGGQHWTWFNPQTEWMWPLIHNAEQMMEHLVSRYPQATEPLLSVLNQAGRELLLLESSDWPFLISTGQAAAYASARFQQHLARFNHLNMIAASGQMRPEDRRFLALVSELDNPFPDIDYRFFADREGERA, encoded by the coding sequence GTGAAAAAGGGCTATTTTACTTTTGTGCTCCATAGCCACCTACCCTACGTTCGCAAGGCCGGCCGCTGGCCTCACGGGGAGGAGATGGTGCATGAGGCCTTGGCCGAAACCTACATCCCTCTCCTCAACGCTCTTAATGATCTTAAGGATGGTGGATACCAGCCAAAGCTTAACATCGGCTTTACTCCTATCCTTCTCGAACAGATCGCCGACTCCACCGTATTGGAACATTTTGAACTCTATTTGCTGGAAGAGATCGAAGCTATCGAGTCGGACATAAAGCGGTTTGAGCGTGGAGGGCAAGGGCACCTCCATCACTTGGCCAGGTTCTATCATGACTGGTATAGCCAGATCCTAACTAGCTTCCAGGAGCGCTATAAACGGGATGTCGTTGGGGGCTTTCGCCGTTTGCAGGACAGTGGCAATCTCAATATCCTCACCAGCGCTGCCACCCACGGCTACCTCCCCCTACTGGAGAGGGATTCGAATCTTTATGGACAACTTAAGGTTGGTGTGCTGGCCCATTGGCGACACTTTGGGCGAAGGCCGCAGGGCATCTGGCTACCGGAGTGTGGCTATCGCCCCGCCTACTATCGGTCCAATAAGACCTCATATTATAAACCGGGGATAGAGGAGTTTTTGGCCGATTTCGATTTGCACTATTTCTTCACCGATAGCCACGTAATCGCTGGGGGGCAATTGGTGGGCAAGGTAGCTGGCGACGTCATTGGTCCCTACGGTCGGCCGCTAGAGCGGAAGCTGGCCGTAAAAATAGACACGCGACAGCAGGCTAGGGAGCGAACAACTGCTCGCCCCTATTATGTCCAGGCAACCAATGTGGCTGTCTATGGCCGGGATGAAAGGACAGGACTCCAGGTATGGTCTGCTTCCCAGGGCTATCCCGGCGATCCTCTTTACCGTGAATTCCACCGCAAAGATGCTGTCTCCGGGCTTCAATATTGGCGGGTGACTGGTCACAACGTTGACCTGGGGGAGAAGGAGCTCTACGATCCATCCCTGGCGAATAGCCAGGCCCTCAACCACGCTCGCCACTTCGTGCGCATCGTTGGGGAGAGATTACTTGCCTTCCATGAACAGCATAGTCAGCCCGGTATTATCGTCTCTGCCTATGATAGCGAGCTCTTCGGGCATTGGTGGTTTGAAGGGGTCGTCTGGCTTAAGGAGGTACTGAGGCTGCTGGAGACAAACGCTGAGATTGGTCTGACTACGGCTGAGGAGTATCTTGATGCTTATCCACCAGAGGAGGTCATCAGTCTTCCGGAAAGCTCCTGGGGCGAAGGGGGGCAACACTGGACCTGGTTCAACCCTCAAACCGAATGGATGTGGCCATTGATTCATAATGCTGAGCAGATGATGGAGCATCTGGTGTCCAGATACCCTCAAGCAACGGAACCATTACTCTCTGTGCTGAATCAGGCCGGGCGTGAACTCCTGCTGCTTGAGTCAAGCGATTGGCCCTTTCTCATCAGTACTGGACAGGCAGCAGCCTATGCCAGTGCTCGCTTTCAGCAGCACTTAGCCCGTTTCAACCATCTCAATATGATCGCCGCTTCTGGTCAGATGCGACCGGAGGACAGGCGTTTCCTGGCCCTTGTCAGCGAGCTCGATAATCCCTTCCCCGACATTGATTATCGCTTCTTCGCCGACCGGGAGGGCGAGCGGGCTTGA
- a CDS encoding type II toxin-antitoxin system VapC family toxin, whose protein sequence is MNGYLLDSDIIIWHLRGRQEVVRLLERLAGRGELGASAVSVLEVQAGVKAGEEEQTNTFLEGLTCWAVDRGIANQAGEYMRTYKARGITLDFADSLVAATVVLHDLTLVTKNVSHYPMPELRLLGEES, encoded by the coding sequence ATGAACGGCTATCTCCTTGACTCGGACATCATCATCTGGCACCTGCGGGGCCGTCAGGAGGTGGTAAGGCTCCTGGAAAGGCTGGCTGGGAGGGGGGAACTGGGAGCTTCAGCGGTCTCGGTGTTGGAAGTGCAAGCGGGGGTGAAGGCTGGTGAGGAAGAACAGACTAACACCTTTCTGGAGGGCTTGACCTGTTGGGCAGTTGACCGGGGGATAGCCAATCAGGCGGGAGAGTATATGCGGACCTATAAGGCCAGGGGAATTACCCTGGATTTCGCCGACAGCCTGGTGGCGGCCACGGTTGTTCTCCACGACCTGACCCTGGTGACAAAAAATGTTTCCCACTACCCTATGCCGGAGCTCCGGCTGCTCGGAGAGGAAAGCTAG
- a CDS encoding type II toxin-antitoxin system VapB family antitoxin, giving the protein MRHTVFVNDGLLEEARRVLGTESIRATIEAGLREAIRKRRLEELRWSLGTVDLDLTPEELVRLRDEG; this is encoded by the coding sequence ATGCGGCACACTGTATTCGTCAACGATGGGCTTTTGGAGGAGGCCCGCCGCGTGCTGGGGACGGAGAGTATCCGGGCCACCATCGAGGCAGGGCTACGGGAGGCCATCCGCAAGCGCCGTCTTGAGGAGCTGAGATGGTCCCTGGGCACCGTGGATCTGGACCTGACTCCTGAGGAGCTAGTGAGGCTGCGAGATGAGGGATAG
- a CDS encoding tetratricopeptide repeat protein: MNAQEPQSQTNGEAQLSPGVETLLQDYLQALVGDPTLAALRARYVPLHLRSLSAVSLSEEPSAEPGETDSATQPAQMGIAPADVLPRSYLWLILGEVGSGKSTLLQALTYDYASYALHPSTGEISPRLLCAERRIPLYLDLSRLMEEILEEAILATLQHYAATPSPWLPGGSLGSSKARRQILDELLGQSAFLFLVDHLERATFPNPLESIRALADFISSHPQQRLIITCRTHDYPLLEPWFGTAETAVVQPLSDREVAEYVSHALEESCAQALLQRLTIEEGWWELARNPRILGMLCSLASQRSDFEAATTANLLHQIVHRLIETAREDSPAERDQHLASVWSAAARLALEMRQQHTSLLERTLCQRLIESSPLLPQRDHPAEFSPGGSWRGREILDRLVDTGILIPARERAFLTFRSGLLGQFFAAVALKESMERGQALPTLLGDDGVQSWSEIMPLLYGMSEARAGVLEAILRPGASYADVLLAARCVVQNEPPGSYNRLVRLNPADIDLHRHFARAFEELKRLDDARAVLEDAVKLKPQRADLHQELAEVLTEQGRYTEALVQHQLAAELGGNWAQYHLGAATVRQGQGDLEQAKEELAKALEHIHQMQAEARHRLGHIYESEGYLERASAEFLAASDLRPKAHYLCHRAGIQRREGDQEEALRTLRQAIALDPECLEAHTALAELCEALGRYPEALEEFRLAIRLRPDESLNHINLGRIYQRMGDHTQAMAVVQRGLRLDPHRAEGYALLGSLYMQCDRLEEALKQYRQAIRYRPEQAEYHERAGWLLRLLGRLEEAETELSMALRLDSTQAEWQNELGVVLSEQGRYQEALAAQLAAAVLAPDEPLYRYSCGIMQAHLGQDEAAQLSFEQALYLSEQKGAPTIAADAHSELGLLHQRVGCYEEALAHHQQAVELAPLTAVYLKREAQVYRQLGKYEIAIQLLKEAISLAPEGAELHAELGLTYQDTSHPQEALSKFLLAVQLQSGEPLFSLYLGSAFQQLGRLVEAEAELQTVAQRRPELAAAPYELALVYLAQGNTQKAIASLQRALELQSDNALYHVTLGRCFRLAGWLDEALGELETAIALQSDLAEAYFELAQVFLAQGRLEAALSQATRAVELQPECGSYLRLAGSICAQLGSFAEAVHFFQATVTAEPLRPEGHHQLGQAQEALHLLEEALRSYERASELQPEAVYLFDVGRLLSHLQHWERAVGYLERAAALQPDWAEARVLLGAALRESGRPQEALPHCLRAVEIDETVGLFHRETALTYAALRQWEKASEALSKGVALDPDEAAWHNELGQAYEQMGQWLEAADSFRRAAELQPREASYWRNAANACYHLQRYPEAASQLTLALELQESALWRTELGSILESMGELERAAQEYETAFRLTPAEMSYRRKQGLLLVRLHHPQEAITILREPVTCGSADVYSLYSLGIAYQEIGLFGQSLEHYTAALQYSPQSCVLHTAIADVYGQLAVEKEDSEYHRLALEHLQKALAIDPTYAPAYDRRGAIYQRQGNGEEAIAEYQQALSLAPGEASFRCHLAGLYLHLGRVAEGLALIEEGLAEGLEAAPLYNQQGCIYEVSGEWEKALAAYERAVHLAPEVAAFRYDLARIRFCLGQEEAQTDLEQAIKLGPTPAEWHAQLGQLYESKSLWEKALSEYQEAIRGRPQQTVYLRHASRILRRLRRSSEALKMMEEALSLAPTEAANYAELGAIHLQRGDLREAMRCYAQALKIAPGQRDYELDIAIMYKLRGRYASAQERMQRIISEESTYAPAHYQLAILYEEQGLLEEALAELETALKLSREADYLYAAARVSRLLGHGDQAVTYVQTGLERFPYEAMLHYEAAHLAESESSWDKALAAYERAVALERKGVFYADMAGLLRRMNRLDEAINALKMAMSLEPGRASWHSALGELYEQCGEYTLALEEHRHAAKLEPRNALHRRNCGVVLKKLGRYQEAIEELQRALELKPDYVDAYRHLTSASASALLHRAMERRK; the protein is encoded by the coding sequence ATGAACGCCCAGGAGCCGCAGAGCCAGACCAATGGAGAAGCACAGCTCAGCCCAGGTGTAGAAACGCTCCTGCAGGACTACCTCCAGGCCCTCGTCGGCGACCCAACCCTGGCCGCCTTGCGCGCCCGCTACGTCCCCTTGCATCTCAGGTCGCTATCTGCTGTATCCTTGAGCGAAGAGCCCTCTGCTGAGCCAGGGGAAACAGACAGCGCCACTCAACCCGCCCAGATGGGGATCGCTCCGGCTGACGTCCTGCCAAGGAGCTACCTCTGGCTGATCCTGGGAGAGGTTGGGAGCGGTAAGAGCACCCTCCTCCAGGCTCTCACCTATGACTATGCCTCGTATGCCCTCCACCCAAGCACGGGTGAGATATCCCCTCGCCTGCTTTGCGCCGAGCGGCGAATCCCACTGTACCTTGACCTGAGTCGCCTGATGGAAGAGATCCTCGAGGAGGCCATCCTCGCCACCCTTCAACATTATGCGGCCACCCCATCGCCCTGGCTCCCAGGTGGGTCGCTGGGCTCCTCAAAGGCGAGGCGGCAGATACTCGACGAGCTTCTGGGACAGAGCGCCTTCCTGTTCCTTGTCGATCACCTGGAACGGGCCACCTTTCCTAACCCGTTAGAGAGCATCCGCGCCCTGGCTGACTTCATCTCTTCCCATCCTCAACAACGCCTCATCATCACCTGCCGAACACACGACTATCCCCTGTTGGAGCCCTGGTTTGGAACGGCTGAGACGGCCGTCGTTCAACCCTTATCCGATCGGGAGGTGGCCGAGTATGTCAGCCATGCCTTGGAGGAGAGCTGCGCTCAAGCACTCCTGCAAAGACTGACCATCGAGGAGGGATGGTGGGAACTGGCCCGTAACCCACGCATTCTGGGGATGCTCTGTTCCCTTGCCTCCCAGCGCAGCGATTTCGAGGCCGCCACGACCGCCAATCTACTCCACCAGATCGTGCATAGGCTGATCGAGACGGCGCGGGAAGACAGCCCGGCAGAGAGGGATCAGCACCTCGCCTCCGTCTGGTCGGCCGCGGCCCGCCTCGCCCTGGAGATGCGGCAGCAGCACACCTCTCTTCTGGAGCGTACCCTCTGCCAACGTTTGATTGAGAGCAGCCCGCTCCTTCCTCAAAGGGATCACCCAGCGGAATTCTCCCCAGGCGGCTCCTGGCGCGGTCGAGAGATCCTCGATCGACTGGTAGATACAGGTATCCTTATCCCCGCTAGGGAACGCGCTTTTCTCACCTTCCGCAGCGGCCTCCTGGGACAGTTCTTCGCCGCGGTAGCCTTAAAAGAGTCGATGGAACGAGGCCAAGCGCTCCCTACCCTTTTAGGTGACGACGGCGTTCAGTCCTGGTCGGAGATCATGCCCCTCCTCTACGGCATGTCCGAAGCACGAGCAGGGGTCTTGGAGGCCATACTGCGCCCTGGAGCAAGTTACGCCGACGTTCTTCTCGCCGCCAGATGTGTAGTCCAAAACGAACCACCGGGATCCTATAACCGCCTCGTGCGGCTCAATCCGGCAGACATTGACCTCCATCGCCATTTTGCCAGGGCTTTCGAAGAACTGAAGCGTCTCGATGATGCCCGGGCGGTCCTGGAAGATGCCGTTAAGCTCAAACCACAACGGGCCGATCTACACCAGGAGCTGGCCGAAGTACTTACAGAACAGGGGAGATACACCGAGGCCCTTGTCCAGCACCAGCTGGCGGCCGAGCTCGGGGGCAATTGGGCGCAATATCACCTCGGTGCCGCCACTGTCCGACAGGGACAGGGCGACCTGGAGCAGGCCAAAGAGGAGCTGGCAAAGGCTCTTGAGCACATTCACCAAATGCAGGCTGAGGCGCGGCATCGCCTGGGCCACATCTACGAAAGCGAGGGGTACCTCGAGCGAGCGAGTGCAGAATTCCTGGCCGCCTCTGACCTGAGGCCAAAGGCCCACTACCTGTGTCACCGCGCTGGCATACAACGGAGGGAAGGCGATCAGGAAGAAGCCTTACGCACTCTCCGCCAGGCAATCGCCCTGGATCCGGAGTGCCTGGAAGCGCACACCGCGCTAGCCGAGTTATGTGAGGCGCTTGGACGTTACCCTGAGGCGCTGGAAGAATTCCGCCTGGCCATCAGACTGCGTCCAGATGAGTCCTTAAATCACATCAACCTGGGGCGCATCTATCAAAGGATGGGCGATCACACCCAGGCGATGGCCGTGGTACAGCGGGGACTACGTCTGGACCCGCACAGGGCCGAGGGATACGCCCTACTCGGCTCACTTTATATGCAGTGCGACCGGCTTGAGGAGGCCCTGAAGCAGTACCGTCAGGCCATCCGCTATCGACCGGAACAGGCTGAGTATCACGAACGGGCCGGGTGGCTGCTCAGGCTTCTGGGCCGCCTGGAGGAGGCGGAGACGGAGCTGAGTATGGCCTTACGCCTGGACTCGACCCAGGCCGAGTGGCAAAATGAATTAGGTGTGGTTCTCAGCGAGCAAGGCCGCTACCAGGAGGCACTCGCCGCCCAGCTGGCCGCCGCTGTATTGGCTCCAGATGAGCCACTCTACCGCTACAGTTGCGGCATCATGCAGGCACACCTGGGGCAGGATGAGGCGGCCCAACTCTCGTTTGAGCAAGCCTTGTATCTCTCGGAGCAGAAGGGCGCCCCAACTATCGCTGCTGATGCCCATAGTGAGCTCGGTCTCCTCCATCAGAGGGTGGGGTGCTATGAGGAGGCCCTGGCCCACCACCAGCAGGCGGTGGAACTGGCCCCCCTCACAGCCGTATACCTGAAGCGAGAGGCCCAGGTCTATCGCCAACTGGGCAAGTATGAGATAGCCATCCAACTTCTGAAGGAAGCTATCTCGCTTGCCCCAGAGGGAGCTGAACTCCACGCCGAATTGGGACTCACATATCAGGATACCTCCCACCCTCAAGAAGCGCTATCTAAATTCCTTCTAGCCGTCCAACTGCAATCAGGGGAACCCCTGTTTTCCCTCTATCTGGGGAGTGCCTTCCAGCAGCTGGGACGACTGGTGGAGGCCGAGGCCGAGCTACAGACGGTGGCGCAGCGTCGGCCAGAGCTGGCCGCGGCGCCCTACGAGCTCGCTCTCGTTTACCTGGCCCAGGGAAACACCCAGAAGGCCATCGCCTCACTACAGCGGGCGCTTGAGCTGCAATCAGACAACGCCCTCTACCACGTGACGCTTGGTCGCTGCTTCCGTCTGGCCGGTTGGTTAGACGAGGCCCTTGGCGAACTGGAAACAGCTATCGCTCTACAAAGCGACCTGGCTGAAGCCTACTTTGAGCTAGCCCAAGTCTTCCTTGCCCAAGGACGTTTGGAAGCAGCCCTCAGCCAGGCGACACGGGCTGTAGAACTTCAGCCTGAATGCGGTTCTTACCTTCGGCTAGCCGGCTCCATCTGCGCTCAGCTGGGCAGCTTTGCAGAGGCAGTGCACTTCTTCCAGGCTACCGTAACGGCCGAACCACTGCGCCCTGAAGGGCACCATCAGCTGGGACAGGCGCAGGAAGCCCTTCATCTCCTGGAGGAAGCCTTAAGGAGCTATGAGCGGGCCAGCGAACTACAGCCAGAGGCAGTTTATCTTTTCGATGTAGGACGCCTCCTTTCCCATCTCCAGCACTGGGAGAGGGCTGTCGGCTATCTCGAGAGGGCTGCGGCCCTTCAACCCGACTGGGCCGAGGCCCGCGTGCTGCTTGGGGCTGCCCTGCGGGAAAGTGGCCGACCGCAGGAAGCCCTCCCTCACTGTCTGCGAGCCGTGGAAATCGATGAGACCGTCGGCCTCTTTCACCGCGAGACGGCCTTGACCTACGCAGCCTTGAGGCAGTGGGAGAAGGCCAGTGAGGCGTTAAGCAAAGGTGTCGCCCTGGATCCTGACGAGGCGGCCTGGCATAACGAGCTCGGACAGGCCTACGAACAAATGGGACAATGGCTCGAGGCAGCAGATTCCTTCCGCCGGGCCGCTGAGCTACAGCCACGAGAGGCATCTTATTGGCGGAATGCCGCCAACGCCTGCTACCATTTGCAAAGATACCCTGAGGCGGCATCCCAACTCACGCTGGCCCTTGAATTACAGGAATCAGCCCTCTGGCGCACTGAACTCGGCTCCATCCTGGAATCTATGGGAGAGCTGGAACGCGCGGCGCAGGAATATGAAACGGCCTTCCGGCTCACTCCTGCTGAGATGTCCTACAGACGTAAACAGGGTCTCCTTCTGGTCCGCCTGCACCACCCCCAGGAGGCCATCACCATACTGAGAGAGCCCGTCACCTGCGGCTCAGCCGATGTTTATAGTCTGTATAGCCTGGGGATAGCCTACCAGGAGATAGGGTTATTCGGGCAGTCCCTCGAGCATTACACCGCAGCGCTGCAATACTCGCCGCAGAGCTGTGTGCTTCACACAGCCATAGCCGATGTCTATGGCCAGCTGGCTGTGGAGAAGGAAGACAGCGAATATCACCGTTTAGCCCTTGAACACCTGCAAAAAGCCCTCGCCATCGACCCAACGTATGCGCCGGCCTACGATCGACGCGGTGCTATTTATCAGCGCCAGGGGAATGGGGAAGAGGCCATAGCCGAATATCAGCAGGCCCTGAGCCTGGCGCCAGGCGAGGCTTCTTTCCGTTGTCATCTGGCTGGCCTTTACCTTCATCTGGGGAGAGTGGCGGAAGGGCTGGCTTTGATCGAGGAGGGATTGGCCGAGGGACTAGAGGCTGCTCCTCTGTACAACCAGCAAGGCTGTATTTATGAAGTGAGCGGGGAATGGGAAAAGGCCCTGGCCGCCTATGAGCGAGCCGTCCACCTTGCCCCTGAGGTGGCCGCTTTCCGCTACGATCTGGCCAGGATTCGCTTCTGCCTGGGACAGGAGGAGGCCCAGACTGATCTGGAACAGGCCATTAAGCTGGGGCCAACCCCGGCTGAATGGCACGCTCAGCTCGGTCAGCTATATGAGTCCAAGAGCCTCTGGGAGAAGGCACTGTCTGAGTATCAGGAAGCTATCCGAGGAAGGCCACAGCAGACAGTCTATCTTCGCCACGCCAGTCGAATCCTGCGGCGGCTACGTCGCAGCAGTGAGGCTCTCAAGATGATGGAAGAGGCGCTGAGCCTTGCCCCGACGGAGGCCGCAAATTACGCTGAACTGGGAGCCATCCATCTCCAGCGCGGGGATCTACGAGAGGCCATGCGTTGCTATGCCCAGGCCCTGAAGATAGCGCCGGGTCAAAGGGACTATGAATTGGACATAGCCATTATGTATAAGCTGCGCGGGCGCTATGCCTCGGCACAAGAAAGGATGCAGCGGATCATCAGCGAGGAGTCAACCTATGCCCCGGCCCATTATCAGCTGGCCATCTTGTACGAAGAACAGGGTCTACTGGAAGAGGCGTTGGCCGAACTAGAGACAGCCCTAAAACTGAGCCGTGAAGCGGATTACCTTTACGCTGCAGCCAGAGTGAGCCGCCTTCTGGGCCATGGGGATCAAGCGGTCACCTATGTTCAAACGGGATTGGAGAGGTTCCCTTATGAGGCTATGCTTCATTACGAAGCCGCCCACTTGGCCGAGTCCGAATCCAGTTGGGATAAGGCCCTGGCCGCCTATGAACGGGCCGTAGCCCTGGAAAGGAAAGGGGTCTTCTACGCCGATATGGCCGGCCTCCTGAGACGGATGAATCGGCTGGACGAGGCCATAAACGCCCTTAAGATGGCTATGAGTCTGGAGCCCGGCCGAGCCAGCTGGCATAGTGCACTGGGCGAACTGTATGAGCAGTGTGGCGAGTACACGCTGGCTCTTGAAGAACATCGCCATGCGGCCAAGCTCGAGCCACGCAATGCGCTTCATCGTCGCAACTGTGGCGTGGTGTTGAAGAAGTTGGGCAGATATCAAGAAGCCATAGAGGAGCTGCAGCGCGCTTTAGAGCTGAAACCAGATTACGTTGATGCCTACCGTCATTTGACCTCGGCTTCGGCCTCAGCCCTTCTACACCGCGCTATGGAGCGTCGAAAATAA
- a CDS encoding thioredoxin family protein → MALISEKDQQFLKDHFAKELRNEVQITYFTQHQSKLTIPGQECLYCKETHDLLEEVAALSDKIHLQVYDFVADKETAKQYNVDKIPATIVGGAGGTQVRFFGIPSGYEFSTLVEGIIDISKGTTDLSTKTKEELQKMDKDVHIQVFVTPT, encoded by the coding sequence ATGGCTTTGATTTCCGAGAAAGACCAGCAGTTTCTAAAAGACCATTTTGCCAAGGAACTGCGGAACGAGGTGCAAATCACCTACTTTACCCAACATCAGTCCAAGCTGACCATTCCTGGACAGGAGTGTCTTTATTGCAAGGAGACGCATGACCTCCTGGAGGAAGTGGCCGCCCTTTCTGATAAGATCCATCTCCAGGTGTACGATTTTGTGGCCGATAAGGAGACAGCCAAACAGTACAATGTGGACAAGATACCGGCCACCATCGTTGGCGGTGCGGGGGGCACGCAGGTAAGGTTCTTTGGTATCCCCTCCGGCTACGAGTTCTCCACACTCGTCGAGGGGATCATCGACATCTCTAAAGGCACGACGGACCTATCCACGAAGACGAAAGAGGAATTGCAAAAAATGGATAAGGATGTCCATATCCAGGTCTTCGTGACACCAACCTGA
- a CDS encoding PIN domain-containing protein: MRDSLYLIDTSVWLEVLPPGRAASELRERVDALLAADQVATTGMIRLELVSGARNEADYRRLEEMLSALHAVPVAEERWNEAAQLAFRLRRRGVVVPSTDLFIAAIAIAAGATVLHRDRHFDMVASHASLSVESHVPAVSGGA; this comes from the coding sequence ATGAGGGATAGTTTATATCTCATCGACACCTCGGTTTGGCTGGAGGTGCTGCCGCCGGGGCGGGCGGCTTCTGAGCTACGGGAGCGGGTAGATGCCCTGCTAGCAGCCGACCAGGTGGCCACTACGGGCATGATCCGTCTGGAGCTCGTGAGTGGGGCAAGAAACGAAGCCGACTATAGGCGGCTGGAGGAAATGCTGTCGGCCCTGCACGCAGTCCCTGTGGCTGAGGAGCGGTGGAATGAGGCCGCGCAGTTGGCGTTTCGGCTCAGGCGCCGCGGCGTGGTCGTGCCCTCCACTGACCTCTTCATCGCCGCAATAGCCATAGCTGCCGGAGCTACCGTCTTGCACCGCGACCGCCACTTCGATATGGTGGCGAGTCATGCCTCCCTTTCCGTGGAGAGCCATGTCCCAGCGGTGAGTGGGGGCGCCTAG